One genomic segment of Tripterygium wilfordii isolate XIE 37 chromosome 9, ASM1340144v1, whole genome shotgun sequence includes these proteins:
- the LOC120005976 gene encoding uncharacterized protein LOC120005976 encodes MLYAAQSPLWDGCESHSELPAAVRLLSIKADYNMSQGCFDDVVHLMKETMPTDNRMPVTFYQAKKSVSKLGLGYQRIYCCPDDCMIYYKDDAHLTQCKFCGVNRYKPWRTGRENFKEIPIKLMWYLPLIPRLQRLFSSTVTAKEMRRHYEHQCESDTLCHPSDREAWKNFDRTYQDFASDPRSVRLGLCADGFTPFGQSGKNYSCWPVILTPYNLPPGMCIVTYDVSMKENFILRVALMWTINDFPAYGMLSRWTTQGKLACPYCMECSKAFTLKNGRKNSWFDCHRQFLPMTHPFRRNKDAFFKNRMEKSQPPPRLSVEEVLARVWNFPKITETGPLSLPGYGQDHNWTKKSIFLNLPYWSNNIIRNNFDVMHIEKNVFDNVFNMCMDVKGKTKDNAKSHLDLSHYCKCRALELVEYDNGNSFKPKAQFCLNMEQRRAICSWVSSLKLPDGYASNLGRCVDMRE; translated from the exons atgttgtaTGCTGCCCAATCTCCATTGTGGGATGGATGCGAGTCACATTCAGAGTTGCCAGCTGCGGTGAGGCTTTTAAGCATTAAAGCTGACTACAACATGTCGCAGGGTTGTTTCGATGACGTTGTTCACCTTATGAAAGAAACAATGCCTACAGATAATAGGATGCCTGTAACTTTTTATCAAGCCAAGAAGTCAGTGTCTAAACTCGGACTTGGTTATCAACGGATCTATTGTTGTCCAGACGAttgtatgatatactataagGACGATGCACATTTGACTCAGTGTAAATTTTGTGGGGTAAACCGTTATAAACCTTGGAGAACTGGGCGTGAAAATTTCAAGGAGATTCCGATTAAACTTATGTGGTACCTACCactaattccaaggcttcagaGGCTATTTAGTTCAACAGTTACAGCAAAGGAGATGAGGCGGCATTATGAGCATCAATGCGAGTCTGACACCCTATGTCATCCATCTGATCGAGAAGCATGGAAAAATTTTGACAGAACATATCAAGATTTCGCTTCAGACCCACGCAGTGTAAGATTAGGTTTGTGCGCAGATGGTTTCACTCCTTTTGGACAATCTGGTAAGAACTATTCATGTTGGCCtgtcattttgactccttataaTTTACCGCCTGGGATGT GTATCGTAACATACGATGTTtctatgaaagaaaattttattttgagagTAGCGTTGATGTGGACTATCAACGATTTTCCTGCCTATGGTATGCTGTCTAGATGGACGACACAGGGGAAGTTAGCATGTCCTTACTGCATGGAGTGTTCAAAGGCGTTTACGTTGAAAAATGGTAGGAAAAAttcatggtttgattgtcacagaCAATTTTTGCCTATGACACATCCTTTTAGGAGGAACAAGGATGCATTTTTCAAGAATCGAATGGAGAAATCACAACCTCCCCCACGTTTGTCTGTAGAAGAAGTTTTGGCACGAGTTTGGAACTTTCCAAAGATTACTGAGACAGGGCCATTATCATTGCCGGGATATGGCCAAGATCATAACTGGACAAAAAAGAGCATCTTCTTGAATCTGCCTTATTGGAGCAATAATATTATACGAAATAACTTCgatgtcatgcatattgagaagaacGTGTTTGACAATGTTTTCAATATGTGTATGGATGTtaagggaaaaacaaaggaTAATGCAAAGTCCCATCTAGATCTCTCACATTATTGTAAATGCAGAGCTTTAGAGTTGGTGGAGTATGACAACGGTAACTCCTTCAAACCGAAAGCACAATTTTGCCTTAACATGGAGCAAAGAAGAGCTATTTGTTCTTGGGTTTCCAGTTTAAAGTTGCCAGACGGTTATGCATCCAATCTAGGCAGGTGCGTAGATATGAGAGAATGA